TGATGATTCAGAACCGTGAGACGATTTTTTAACTGTTGAAGTCGCTGTTCCATCAATTGTAATTCTTTTTGGATGCGCTGTTTTTCAGTAATCAACTTATACAATTCAAGTTGCTGAGATGCTTCAGATTTATTCCGAGGCATAGTGCTGATTTTAGGTTTGATTGGGCCTTTAACACGATTACTGGTCATAAGAATTCCTGAATAGTTTATAATATTATAGCGAGGAATTGGATGTTATACAGGGTTTCCTTAAAAAAAAGACTAAAACCGAAATTTAACTTTCCAATACAAAGATTTGTAAAATTTTTGAAAAATTTCTTTTGCCAGCCCTATGAAATTATATAATTTATATGCTTACGCTTTTTTAAAAACTCCAAAACAGATCTTGAAATTACCTGTTGGAATTGCCAGCCCAGTTTTACTGATGGCTTCAGGAAAAATCTCGGCTCTAGTAGAACCAGATGTCTGTTTAGATGCCTTACAAAAGGATAATGAACGCTTAATTCAAGCGGTTTTATCCCATGATCGTGTCATCTGCGAATTGTTTCAGCAAACGACAGTTTTACCCTTACGTTTTGGCACGTCTTTTTTAGAGGGAGACAATTTACTTGATCATCTCGGTTCTAATAGCGAAGAATACCAAGAAAAGCTCCAACAACTCCAAGGAAAAGGGGAATATATTTTAAAATGTATTCCTCGTAAGTTAGAGGAACCTGTTCTAGGTTCAGAGATGACGGGAAGACAATATTTTTTAGTTAAAAAACAGCACTATCAAACCCAACAAAACTTTTATATCCTGCAAGCAACAGAATGGCAAAAGGTCGTTCATTTAGTTACCGATCAGTATCAATCAACGATTATCAATGCTTGTCCAGGAGCAGAATCACGAATTTATCTTTTAGTGCCTTGTCAAGATGAACCTTTCCTAACTAATCATTTCTTGAATTGGCAGAAAGTTTGTCCTCGTTGGGAATTGCAATTAGGACAAGTTTCTCCACCCTATCACTTTATTTAACTGAGTTTATATATGACTAACTTTCACCCTGTAAACAACATTCTTAACCCTTATGACTCTCGCCATTTAGTCATGTTTAGTGGCAAAGGAGGAGTGGGAAAAACCACCCTTTCCTGTGGATTTGCTCGTCGTTGGGCTAAATTATTTCCTGATGAACAAATCCTATTAATCTCAACAGATCCAGCCCATTCTTTAGGAGATATCTTACAAACACAAGTCTTAGATCAAGCATTACCTTTAAAAGACTTACCGAACTTAAAGGTTAGAGCGTTAGATGCGGGAAAATTACTATTAGAATTTAAAGAAAAATATGGAAAATTTTTAGAACTCTTAGTTGAACGAGGCAGCTTTGTTGAAGGAGAAGATTTAACCCCTGTTTGGGATTTAGACTGGCCCGGTTTAGATGAAATTATGGGGTTATTAGAAATTCAACGGTTACTCACTGAAAAAATAGTTGATCGAATTGTTGTTGATATGGCTCCTTCCGGTCATACCTTAAATTTATTAGGAATTAAAGATTTTTTAGAGATTATTTTAAATTCTTTGGAATTATTTCAAGAAAAACATCGAGTCATCTCCCAAACCTTTGTAAAAACTTACAATGCGGATGAAGTGGATGACTTTTTGGTCAAAATGAAATCGGAATTAACCGAAGGAAAACAACTATTGCAAGATGCCAGTTTCACTGTTTGTTTAGTTGTGGCCATTGCAGAACCGATGAGTTTATTAGAAACCGAACGATTACTCAAGAGTTTGCAGCACTTAAATATTCCCTGCGGTAGTTTATTTATCAATCGAATTTTATCCCCATCAAACCTAAACTTAGATCGCTATAGCGAACAACAAGAACTTCTGAGTAAATTCCTTAAACTTCCGGGTCAAGATGCCATTTTTACCCTTCCCCAACAATCAACAGAACCTCTAGGGGGTGAAGCTTTAGATCTGATCATGAGCCAAATTCAAACCCTTGAAACTGTAGAATTAGTTCCCCCACCTCTTATCCAATGGCCAGAAAAAATTCTCCCTAGTTTTAGCGATTTTATTGCTGAAAAACGTCAATTAATTATCATTGGAGGAAAGGGAGGTGTAGGTAAAACAACTGTTGCTGCTGCCCTAGGTTGGGGATTAGCCCATCGTTATCCTGAGAAAAATATTCGGATTATTTCTATTGATCCAGCCCATTCTTTAGGAGATGCCTTTGGGGAAAAATTAGGACATCAACCCACACAATTAACCGCCAATTTAAGCGGTCAAGAAGTCGATGCTGATATTGTTTTAGAGCAATTTCGCAATGATTATTTGTGGGAACTTGCAGAAATGATTAGCGGTGAAGGCAAGGAAGACGGATCGATAAAACTGGCCTATACTCCTGAGGCTTGGCGACAAATTGTAGCTCAATCCTTACCGGGAATTGATGAAATGCTCTCGTTAGTAACCGTCATGGATTTATTAGACCAGAAACAACAAGACTTAATTATTTTAGATACGGCTCCTACCGGTCATCTTCTGCGTTTTTTAGAAATGCCAACCGCTTTAGGGGAGTGGTTAGCTTGGATTTTTAAGCTGTGGATGAAGTATCAAAATGTATTAGGGCGTTTAGATTTAATGGGGCGATTGCGAACCTTAAGGCAACAAGTGATGCAAGCCCAGAAAAAACTAAAAAATCCCCAACATACAGAATTTATTGGGATTCTGCAAGCCCAAGATGCCATTGTTGCCGAACAAGTTCGATTAACAGCATCTTTGAAAAAAATGGGAGTCTATCAACGCTATGTCGTGCAGAACCGTTATCACGCGCATGAGGAAATTGATCGGGATTTATTCCCGGATCAAACTCTGATTCGCCTACCCAGTTTACCTCGGTCAGTGGAACCTCTAGCCCGAGTTAAAGGGGCTGCCGATCTTCTGTTTTAAAGGCATTGATAGCAACCCCCTGGTGCAATTAGGACATGAGAAATCATTGAAACCCCGGTTTTTCGGTTTTTTACCTGGACTCATCGCTACTATAGGTGTAAACCTTAGATTCCTCAACCCCATCTTATCTACCCAGCCTCTATTGTTCAATTGATTCAGGAGAAATTTTATGACAGAGTTATTCAAAGGTTTTGAGCAATTAGTCGAACTGGCGAAAACCTTAGAAGAAAAACTTGAAAAAGGAGAAATTAAAACTGAAGTGCAGTTTAGTTCTCGTCCCTTGAGTAATATTCCCCGTTCTGGTGGGATTCCCCGTCCAGGCGGCATTCCCCGCACGAGCAGTTCTGGTGGGGGTGATTTTGAGGTCAATCGCAGTCGCTCATCTTCCCCCTCAGATTCAGGATTTGAAGACACTATGACACCCCCAGAAGAAGCTACCACCCCTTCCCTTAAAGACGTTGGCGGATTGACAGAAGTTCTCAAAGAACTCAAAGAACTGATTGCCATTCCCCTAAAACGCCCCGACTTATTAGCGAAATTAGGACTCGAACCCACTCGTGGGGTGCTGTTGGTTGGCCCCCCAGGAACAGGCAAAACCCTGACCGCCCGTGCCCTGGCGGAAGAACTCGGTGTTAACTATATTGCCTTAGTCGGGCCAGAGGTGATGAGTAAATATTATGGGGAAGCCGAACAACGACTGCGAGGAATTTTTGAGAAAGCCGCAAAAAATGCGCCTTGTATCGTTTTTATTGACGAAATTGATAGCATGGCTCCTGATCGCAGCAAAGTGGAAGGGGAAGTGGAAAAACGACTCGTTGCCCAACTGCTGAGTTTAATGGATGGCTTTTCCCAAGCTCAAGGGGTGATTGTTCTTGCCGCCACGAACCGCCCCGACCATCTTGATCCCGCCTTACGCCGCCCCGGACGGTTTGACCGAGAAGTGCAGTTTCGGGTTCCTGACCGCAATGGACGTTTAGAAATTCTCCAGATTCTCACCCGTTCCATGCCCTTAGATGAATCGGTTTCCTTAGCTTTGATTGCGGATAATGCCGTGGGATTTGTGGGGTCAGATTTAAAAGCAGTTTGCCAGAAAGCAGCCTATAGTGCTTTGCGACGTCAGGTTCCTACGATTGAATCCAAAATTCCAGAAATCATGACAGTCAGCCAGTCCGACTTTTTGCAAGCCCTCAAAGAAGTTAAACCTGCGGTGTTGCGGTCTGTGGAAGTGGAATCTCCCCATATCGCTTGGGACAATATTGGCGGACTTGAACAAATTAAACAAACCCTACAGGAATCTGTGGAAGGAGCATTACTCCATCCCCAATTATATATGCAAACCAAAGCCCAAGCACCCAAAGGCATTTTGCTTTGGGGGCCACCGGGAACGGGGAAAACCTTATTGGCGAAAGCCGTTGCATCTCAGGCGCGAGCGAATTTTATTAGTATTAATGGCCCGGAACTTCTGAGTAAATGGGTGGGAGCCAGTGAACAAGCGGTACGGGAGTTATTTGCCAAAGCTCGTCAAGCTGCGCCTTGTGTAGTGTTTATTGATGAAATTGATACCTTAGCTCCAGCAAGAGGCCGTTATAGCGGGGATTCTGGGGTAAGTGACCGAGTTGTGGGACAAATTTTGACCGAGTTAGATGGATTGCAAACGGGGGCGACGATTTTGGTGATTGGGGCTACAAACCGCCCGGATGCGTTAGACCCAGCTTTATTACGGGCGGGACGGTTAGATTTACAGTTAAAAGTGGATTTACCGAGTGCTTCTAGTCGTTTAGCAATTTTACAAGTCCATAACGATGAACGTCCTTTACAGGATGTGGATTTAGGTTATTGGGCCGAAGCAACGGAAGGCTGGAATGGGGCGGATTTAGCGTTATTATGTAACCAAGCCGCACTGGTAGCGATTCGTCGTTATCGGCATCAGGGAATGACTGACCCGACTGAGATTCGGATTACAACGGGTGATTTCAATGCTGCTTATCAAGTGTTAGTTGAACAGCGTGCAACTTAATATCCTACTGTCCCCTATGTCAGGGTGAACGAAGTTAAGCATCTCTGGTTAACTTACAACTCCCATTCCACAGATATTTCAGAAGATTTAATTTCTGATTAAATTGGAACCAATAAAAGTCCAAATTATTACATAGCAATAATTTGGGCTTTTTTTAATGTAGGATAATAATTGAGAGAAAGGGTAAAATATAGCACCACGCATTTTTTTAGAATCAGTGGAAAATTTTAGCCTTCATCTGCGGAATGTGGGTTTTAATCTTAAAACTCTTTTTTTCGAGAAACCGGATTTTTTAAGCTTTAAGTTCTTCCTAAAGTTCTTTGAAAAAACCCGGCTTCTCAAATAAAATTAACCTTTCAACGACTTCAAACGATCTGCCTCAAAGGGCGCACCTTTTAACATCCGATTCCAATATAACCAAGGTAAAATATAACGCTTGGCTAACCACATACTATAACGTTCTTGTGTGGGGTCAAAGG
This is a stretch of genomic DNA from Planktothrix tepida PCC 9214. It encodes these proteins:
- a CDS encoding GvpL/GvpF family gas vesicle protein, which produces MKLYNLYAYAFLKTPKQILKLPVGIASPVLLMASGKISALVEPDVCLDALQKDNERLIQAVLSHDRVICELFQQTTVLPLRFGTSFLEGDNLLDHLGSNSEEYQEKLQQLQGKGEYILKCIPRKLEEPVLGSEMTGRQYFLVKKQHYQTQQNFYILQATEWQKVVHLVTDQYQSTIINACPGAESRIYLLVPCQDEPFLTNHFLNWQKVCPRWELQLGQVSPPYHFI
- a CDS encoding ArsA family ATPase; the protein is MTNFHPVNNILNPYDSRHLVMFSGKGGVGKTTLSCGFARRWAKLFPDEQILLISTDPAHSLGDILQTQVLDQALPLKDLPNLKVRALDAGKLLLEFKEKYGKFLELLVERGSFVEGEDLTPVWDLDWPGLDEIMGLLEIQRLLTEKIVDRIVVDMAPSGHTLNLLGIKDFLEIILNSLELFQEKHRVISQTFVKTYNADEVDDFLVKMKSELTEGKQLLQDASFTVCLVVAIAEPMSLLETERLLKSLQHLNIPCGSLFINRILSPSNLNLDRYSEQQELLSKFLKLPGQDAIFTLPQQSTEPLGGEALDLIMSQIQTLETVELVPPPLIQWPEKILPSFSDFIAEKRQLIIIGGKGGVGKTTVAAALGWGLAHRYPEKNIRIISIDPAHSLGDAFGEKLGHQPTQLTANLSGQEVDADIVLEQFRNDYLWELAEMISGEGKEDGSIKLAYTPEAWRQIVAQSLPGIDEMLSLVTVMDLLDQKQQDLIILDTAPTGHLLRFLEMPTALGEWLAWIFKLWMKYQNVLGRLDLMGRLRTLRQQVMQAQKKLKNPQHTEFIGILQAQDAIVAEQVRLTASLKKMGVYQRYVVQNRYHAHEEIDRDLFPDQTLIRLPSLPRSVEPLARVKGAADLLF
- a CDS encoding gas vesicle protein translates to MTSNRVKGPIKPKISTMPRNKSEASQQLELYKLITEKQRIQKELQLMEQRLQQLKNRLTVLNHQIDSTEQTIQDLRQANPTIPKMLHPSKPIAQSSNFQAFYLEY
- a CDS encoding AAA family ATPase; translation: MTELFKGFEQLVELAKTLEEKLEKGEIKTEVQFSSRPLSNIPRSGGIPRPGGIPRTSSSGGGDFEVNRSRSSSPSDSGFEDTMTPPEEATTPSLKDVGGLTEVLKELKELIAIPLKRPDLLAKLGLEPTRGVLLVGPPGTGKTLTARALAEELGVNYIALVGPEVMSKYYGEAEQRLRGIFEKAAKNAPCIVFIDEIDSMAPDRSKVEGEVEKRLVAQLLSLMDGFSQAQGVIVLAATNRPDHLDPALRRPGRFDREVQFRVPDRNGRLEILQILTRSMPLDESVSLALIADNAVGFVGSDLKAVCQKAAYSALRRQVPTIESKIPEIMTVSQSDFLQALKEVKPAVLRSVEVESPHIAWDNIGGLEQIKQTLQESVEGALLHPQLYMQTKAQAPKGILLWGPPGTGKTLLAKAVASQARANFISINGPELLSKWVGASEQAVRELFAKARQAAPCVVFIDEIDTLAPARGRYSGDSGVSDRVVGQILTELDGLQTGATILVIGATNRPDALDPALLRAGRLDLQLKVDLPSASSRLAILQVHNDERPLQDVDLGYWAEATEGWNGADLALLCNQAALVAIRRYRHQGMTDPTEIRITTGDFNAAYQVLVEQRAT